The Mytilus galloprovincialis chromosome 2, xbMytGall1.hap1.1, whole genome shotgun sequence genome has a window encoding:
- the LOC143062349 gene encoding angiopoietin-4-like, with amino-acid sequence MKLVITFISIIFGLPEVNSIHVKDDYIKRELQEYPAQIHNILHYIQGKCHRTPKETVQEMKRKRKLILKKLETYKEVIKLNKHIEKEFKWIIEEIKDHKSAPEMIKSLRKDVLDICEGPPLSQQRDCTDLKKLNKMTGVHTIYPDNVHGVKVFCNMEVDGGGWSVIQRRQDGTTNFYRSWSEYKSGFGSPDRNVWLGNANIHEITSIGDYELRVDLQDWEGQTW; translated from the exons ATGAAGTTGGTTATTACATTTATTTCTATAATATTTGGACTGCCTGAAGTCAATTCAATACATGTCAAAG ATGATTACATCAAAAGGGAACTCCAAGAATATCCTGCGCAAATACATAATATCTTGCATTATATACAAG GAAAATGTCATCGAACACCTAAAGAAACAGTTCAAGAAATGAAACGCAAAAGGAAATTAATTCTGAAAA AACTTGAAACCTACAAAGAAGTGatcaaattaaacaaacacaTTGAGAAGGAATTTAAGTGGATTATAGAAG AGATAAAAGATCACAAGAGCGCTCCAGAAATGATTAAATCGTTGCGAAAAGATGTTCTAG ATATTTGCGAGGGTCCGCCTTTAAGTCAACAAAGAGACTGCACAGATTTAAAGAAACTAAACAAGATGACAGGTGTCCACACAATATACCCAGATAATGTGCATGGAGTCAAAGTTTTCTGCAACATGGAGGTCGATGGAGGCGGATGGAGC GTGATACAACGAAGACAAGATGGTACAACTAATTTTTATAGATCATGGTCAGAATACAAGAGTGGTTTTGGAAGTCCTGACAGAAATGTTTGGCTCG GCAATGCCAATATTCATGAAATAACATCCATAGGGGATTATGAACTACGAGTTGATCTTCAAGATTGGGAAGGGCAAACATGGTAA